The sequence ATTTAGCCATGAGGTCTTTTGGGCAATCCCCAATTTTACCAGGGATCATTTGGGATTTTGAGTTACTAAAGTTTCACACCCTGTCAAAACAAGAACTGACACCTGCTTTCAGCCTGACACCATCATTTATCACCACACTGCCCACAATGTTAAATGCATACACAAACCTAGCAGTATATCGTTTCTTTGCCAGTCTTCATGATTATGAAATGTTTCACTGCCTCTTGCCAAATTCCAGCCACTATTATTTCTCTATTTCGAATGGCCAGGGCTTTGGTTATGCAATCTGCAGATGTTTGGCTTTGCTCTTTTATTCAACCAAGCCCTCAAAGGACTAGTTACATGATCTCAGTGAAAAACAACAGGACTTTGTAATTTATAAAATTATGCCACAGTAGACTGAAGTCAGATGAAATGCAGACCTGTGTTAGAGACacattttaacagtttaaaactggaacagcaaaataaaacaagtaacAAACTGACCCTGGTCTTGGGaaaacagtatgtttttttaattagggAATAAAGAGGTTTGTGACTACATGAAATTACATGAATATGGGAGCCATTTGCTTTATCTTAGTGTTCACTGGAGTCATTAATTAAATTTCTCTAGTTCTGTgagcattttcacacacaaaaaaacccacaattgATCCCTGATTGACCCTTCAAATCACAACAATGCTTTGAAAGATTGGATAGATTTCACTGATGTGGATTAGCCCCAGATTTATAATAAAAGGAATGTGCATTCCAGATAAACTTGTTTCTGTGATCCATTTGTTGATAATTTAACAACAAGCAACATTACTCCCTGTTTTGAGTCTGACTGCCAAAtaacccacccacccccatctCCGTCCTTGAACTCTCTTGAACTCGTTTTTTGAagacacaaaatcaaaaaatgCGTCAGTGCACAACCATTTTCAGTTAACTAACACATTCTGATCACTGAATGATCACTCATCACTGAACGATGTTTGAAACTCTGGACTTTGTGCTTGCAAAAGATTGATTGCCTCTCTTTCATATTgatcattttgtgttgaaagtcCACCACTGTCCACCAACACAGTACTGGTTAAGATGTAAAGGAGTCCCCCTTGACAGCATAATCAAGTCTACAGCTGATGTAATAACACTGATGCTGCAGGAAGCACACACGCctattttaacatttcttttggtaaataagaaaggaggagaggctgAAAAGTGCATTAAGTGCAAACCTGTTTTTCTACAGTAAAAGGGGGTTCAGTCCATGTTctcaaaaacatttcacttaGATTTATGatgtgcctctgcatgtgtGCGCATGCTTTACGCAAACAACACTCAAGCTACAACATCTTGCAAAAATCAGTTGGCCCCAATGATAAAGGGTGCAACCAACTCACTAACTTGTTTTCTCAGtggatgcctgtgtgtgtgtgtgtgtgtgaggcaaatgtgtgtttgtatctagACAGGCATTGTATAGCTTTATTCCAGATGGTCCACTTGGCTTTGCTAGTGGTTGCTTTCATAAGACCAAGAAAGgctcagcagctctgacaggaaaacacatttttggggGTTTATGGAGGGGTGGTCGGCCAAATGTGCAGAGCACACAAATCAATAGGACTGGGACCAGCAGTTATGTAAATGCTTGGCCAATGGAAGGCAAGCTAGCTGTGGGAAGAGCAGGGGAGGTTCATGTCTCCAGAAGTCATTATGCAATACTGGCCGACTGTATAAAAGgccaaaagcagacagaaaaccagAGGATCTCTGTGAGCTGCCCACTTCTTTTTGGTAACAAGGTATGCAATGACAATGGACTTGTGTTTTTgctcttgattttttttactacttATTTAAAGTGAATGATTGGTGGTTTTGCTAAAggcatttaaagacatttttaaaactttaatcAAGGATTGCTGTTTTGACCAGTTAGTTTATAGTAAAATATTTTATGGAGCTTTGTTAGCGCCCACTTTACTTGACTTTAGGACTTGAAAGAAAATGACGCGGTAATATGGCTGACAAATGAGTCTgatctctctgtcactgttccCTGTTATGCTTCCTTTTCTGAAACTGTCCCTCCCAACCATTTGccctctttctttattttttttccttcttctgagGTAGAATGCTGCGATACGTTGTGCCCTTCTGTCTCCTGGCTTTGTCCTGGGCGCAGGACTGCCAGGTGGCCAACCTCCAGGTCATGCAGAACTTTGACAAGACCAGGGTGAGTTGGTCAGAGATCAATAGGAATTTCACTTCTGTTTGAAGGACCTTGTAGGTCTAAGATTTGTTTAATTTCTGTATCCCTGCGTTCACTTGGAATATTTTGTGGTATGAAGTGGCCTTACATGTGGACATCACTCTTTTAGTATGCAGGGACATGGTATGCCGTAGGAAAGAAGGACCCAGAGGGTTTGTTCTTACTTGACAACATCGTGGCCCAGTTTACTATCGGAGATGATGGCAAAATGACCGCCACTGCGAAGGGCAGAGTCATCATCCTCAAGTGAGTTCTGTTCTTTTACTCTGAAGGCTGAATCAGTatgcttcctctcctctttgtcaCCTCCATTTTGTCTCCCGCCCTTCAaaatgtcctcctctctcttcgaCCTCTAGCAATTGGGAAATGTGTGCTGACATGATGGCCACCTTTGAGGAAACCCCAGACCCTGCCAAGTTCAGGATGAAGTACTGGGGAGTTGCTTCCTACCTGCAGACTGGAAGTGAGTTATGGAACGTTTACACCTGAACACTTATAGGACTTAACTTGAAAACTCTTATTGGAATTGGTTGATTTCTGGGCTTGACAATTAGTTATTAGCATAACCTTTTGTCATAGGGAGATCGGGGGCACTGACATACAATACAAAGGATTGCTGACCTTCAGATTTAATGTTATCAACAACATCTGTCACTCTGACATGGAGAGATGGAAATGCGTAGCAGGAAGGGTCCAAAATGTCTTTCAGAATAAATCTGTTGATTGTAACTTTGATTTCAGGTATAGTTTAGGATGAGTCACAATTTTTGACATGGTATGCAATCTCTGAAATATCTCTGATCCCAGTGCTGATCcaaactgctgtgtttttaagtgaacttacattttctttaaactgtaattttacCCTGAATATTTATCTGTACTGTTGCTTGAGGTCTTAATATATAAGCCTCACATTTACTAtagtcagtt comes from Toxotes jaculatrix isolate fToxJac2 chromosome 21, fToxJac2.pri, whole genome shotgun sequence and encodes:
- the rbp4 gene encoding retinol-binding protein 4; amino-acid sequence: MLRYVVPFCLLALSWAQDCQVANLQVMQNFDKTRYAGTWYAVGKKDPEGLFLLDNIVAQFTIGDDGKMTATAKGRVIILNNWEMCADMMATFEETPDPAKFRMKYWGVASYLQTGNDDHWVIDTDYDNYAIHYSCRLLDADGTCLDSYSFIFSRHPTGLRPQDQVIVTQKKAEICLLGKYRRVSHTGFCQNSESLDTQ